AAGATTAAGACTGGCTTTGGAACTGGCGGCTGGCAATTAGCTGCATTGCGCTGGTGTGCAAAGGCAGCAAGTAAGCCTGTTATTGCTGACGGTGGTATTCGGACACATGGTGATATTGCTAAATCTGTCAGATTTGGGGCAAGGATGGTCATGATTGGCTCATTATTTGCTGGCCATGAAGAATCTCCAGGAGAAACCATTGAGAAAGACGGCAAACTTTTTAAAGAATACTTCGGTTCCGCTTCAGAATTTCAAAAAGGCGAAAAGAAAAATGTAGAAGGTAAAAAAATGTATGTCGAGTACAGGGGATCATTAATCGATACTTTGACAGAAATGGAACAAGATCTTCAATCATCGATTTCTTATGCCGGTGGAAACAAGTTAGAAGCAATCCGCAATGTAGATTATGTCGTTGTGAAAAATTCCATTTTTAACGGTGATAAGATTTATTAATGGTCTATTTTGAAAAATTATTCGGTGGGTGAGCAAGATTATTCAATTCTTGCTCATCTTTTTTATTTAGGAGTACTCTTCTACCCCATCATATCCATTGACAGTTAAAAGGAAGCATGATACAATTTATCTCGAATTAAAGATATTTTAATTAAAGGAAATCACCCAATCAAAATACCTTATTTTTATAAGTTTAAGTCAAATAATAGGATGTCCTAATTTCTTGAGTAGTGAACATGCATAAACTGATAATAATATGGATATGCACAAAATGAAGTACATTGGAGGGTATAAAATGAACGGTTTAAAAGGAATTCACCATGTTACAGCAATAACTAGCAGCGCAGAAAAGAATTATGAATTTTTTACTTATGTATTAGGGATGCGTTTGGTAAAGAAAACGGTAAATCAAGATGACATCCAAACGTATCATTTATTTTTTGCTGATGATGCGGGCAGTCCGGGTACAGATATGACATTCTTCGATTTTCCCGGCATTCCTAAAGGGGTACATGGGACGAATCAAATATCAAAAACGTCCTTCCGCGTACCAAGTGATGCCGCCATTGAGTATTGGTTAAAGCGTTTTGATCGGTTAGAAATTAAGCATACAGGTATCAAAGAACTTTTTGGCAAAAAGACGCTTTCTTTTGTTGATTTTGATGACCAACAGTACCAATTAATTTCAGATGAACACAATAATGGTATTGTGAGCGGTATACCATGGAAAAAAGGACCAATTCCATTAGAATATGCAATTACTGGTTTAGGCCCCCTCTTTGTTCGCGTGGCTAACTTTGATTATTTTAAAGAAATGATGGTAAAAGTACTCTTATTTGACGAAATCGCCCAAGAAGGCTCATTTCATTTATTTGAAGTTGGTAAAGGTGGTAACGGTGCCCAAGTAGTTGTCGAATACAATGCCATTCTCCCACAAGCACAACAAGGATTTGGTACCGTTCACCACGCGGCCTTCCGTGTTGAAGACCGTACGGTTTTGGAAGATTGGATGAAACGGATAGAAGGCTTTGGATTCGGTACCTCCGGTTTTATCGATCGCTACTTTTTCGGGTCGTTGTACGTAAGAGTTGCTCCACAAATCTTATTTGAATTTGCTACAGATGGCCCTGGATTTATGGGAGATGAACCCTATGAAACACTTGGAGAAAAATTATCTTTACCACCATTTTTAGAACCAAAACGAAGTCAAATTGAAAATTTTGTTCGCCCGATTGATACTGTGAGGAGTACAAAGGAATTTGTAAAAGAATACAATTAAACATTCAACATCAGGCGGGGCTATTTGCCCTGTTTTTTTATCTTATCAGAATTTATATCACTGAACTTTGAGAATTGTCCAGCTCCAGCGCCCAACGGCTAGTAGACTTCGCTCTTCTCCCTACGATAAGTCAACATCGAATCGCTATCGCTCTTCGTGTTTCCTTTATCTCAGTCGAAGCGCTCTAGTCTATACGCCGCAGAACGGGCGCTTGCGCTTTTCTTATTTGAACAGCTAAGAGTACCTTTCCCCCATTTTTCTTAGTTAGGACAGGAAAACGGTAAATCTGATATAGTAGTTTAATAGAAACATATAGAAAGGAAATAAGGAACAAAATGAAATGTATCTTAATTGATTTAGACTGAACGTTACTTAACTCAGAGCATGACATTTCAGAAGAAAAGGTTAATTAACTATTACTTTATAAATTATTTTACTAATCTAATAAACCAAATAAATGTTAAATAAGGATGATACCTCTTGAAAAAACGAATTGTGTTATCTTGGAGTGGCGGAAAAGATTGTTGTTTAGCCTTGGATACTCTTATTAAGCAAGGATATGAGATTGTTTCCTTACTTACAACCGTACCTACAGAACTTGGTCGAACTTTTGGTCATGGAGAACGAACAGAAATGATAAAATTACAAGGAGAAGCACTATCTATTCCTGTTTATTTTATCGAATGCTCCTACGAAGACTATACCGATCAATTTGTACAAACTATCCAATTTTTAAAAAATCAAGAAAGAATCACCGGTATCGCCTATGGAGATTTATACTTAGAAGGACACCGTGAATGGGGTGAAAAAGTTGCTGACGCCGCTAGTGTTGAGGCTATCTATCCGCTTTGGATGGAAAAGGAAGCGTCAATTCAAGCACTTGAAACCTATGTTCGCTCTGGCTATGAAGCAGTTGTTATTCGAGTACGAGAAGATGTATTGGATGAATCCTGGCTCGGCAGGATTATCAATGAATCATTCTTACAAGATGTACAAAAGACAACGATTTGCCCAATGGGAGAATCAGGTGAATATCATTCCTTTGTATTTGACGGACCTCTTTTTTCAAAAAGGATTCAATTGGAGCAAGGGGAAGTATTTCAGCTTGAAACTACCAAGAAACTGGAGTTTAAGGGTTATCGTCTTGTAGAAAGTAGTAAGTAGAGATACGGAATGAGCTTAGAGAACATTTCTCTAAGCTCATTTTTCCTGTTATTTAAGATGTTTCTAGTATAACTATGGTTCCAGGATTTAACTTTACCTCCTCATTTCTGTCCTCATGAAAAGTTCTTGAGGTTTAGTATATTTATTTAATTAACCCTTCTTTTTGTAAAAATTTCTTGGCAACTTCTTTGGCGCTTTTACCGTTTACATTTACTTGATAATTCATCTCACGCATTTGATTGTCAGTGATTTTTCCAGCAAGCTTATTCAAAGCTGCCTTGATTTCCGGATATTGTTGAACCGTTTCCTTCCTTAATAAAGGTGCACCTTGATATGGAGGAAAAAGATGCTGATCATCCTCTAAAACAGAAAGATTATATTGTCTTAATTCACTATCTGTTGAGTACGCATCGACTAAGTTAATATCCCCTGATTTAATCGCATTGTAACGGAGTTTCGGTTCCATAGTTTTAACGTTATCAAATGTGATTCCATAAAGTTTTTGAATCCCGCGATATCCATCCTCTCGATCAGCAAACTCCAAGGTAAAACCTGCCTTTACGCTGTCCTTCATTTTATACAAATCAGAAATCGTCCTCAAAGCTTCCTTTTCAGCTAACGACTTAGGGACTGCCAATGCATACGTATTGTTGTAACTCATTGGTTCCAACATTTCCAGATTATATTTTTTTAACAAGCCAGTCCGTGCTTGGTCATACACCTGTCTTCTGTCCGTACTTACTGCCGTCTCTTTTAAAAATTCCGAAATGGCCGTTCCAGTAAATTCAGGGTACACATCAATACTACCAGACTTTAAAGCATTGAAAACAAACGAAGTTTTCCCAAGTCCTGGTTTAAGTTCAACACTTAGGTTTGTATCTTCCTCGATTAGCAGTTTATACATATTAATCAATATTTCCGGTTCTGAACCAAGTTTCCCGCCAATGACAATTTTTTTCTGGTCATGATTTATAATGGACGGAATGGCGATAATCAGGATTGCAGCAGAAGCCATTACACCAAAAGTAATCAATGATTTTTTGAAAGATACTCGTTCAAATTGCCTCAAGAATACGTCAATAAGAATGGCAAGAACTGCTGCTGGAATAGCTCCAAGAACAATCAGGGATGAATTATTTCTGTCAATCCCAAGAAGGATAATGTCTCCTAATCCTCCAGCGCCAATTAGCGCAGCTAACGTTGCTGTTCCTATTATTAAAACCATGGCCGTTCGTATTCCCGCCATTATTACGGGAGTGGCTAGGGGGAGTTCTACCTTTAATAATCTTTGTCTTCTGTTCATCCCCATCGCTCTTGCTGCTTCAATTAGCGAGGGATCTACCTCTTTGATTCCTGTATATGTATTTCTAAGGATCGGTAGCAATGCATAAATCACTAATGCAATGACCGCGGGTACTTTTCCAATGCCAAACAAAGGAATTAACAGGCCTAAAAGGGCTAATGATGGAATCGTTTGAAGGATGGCGGTAATGCCGATAATCCCCTCTGCAATCTTTTGCTTTTTTGTCAAATAGATTCCGAGGGGAATAGCAATTAGTATTGCAAAAAACAAAGCAATAAGGGAGAGTTCTATATGCTCAAGCAAGGCACTCCACAATTGCGATTGTCTTTCTTTGAAAACATCTGCAAATTTATCCATTGCCTTGACCTCCTTCCTGCAAACCATCTGCCATAAACTTTAATGCTGTTTGTCTTGTTATTGTACCGATTATTTGACCTTCTTTTTCCACTGACAATTGTTCATGCTCAGTTAACAATATAAGGGCCTCTCTTAACAAAGCTGATGCTGGAATTGTTACGGCAGAAGGTGACGGGCATTGGGTGGTTATAAGTTGATCGATGATGTTTTCTAACTGGACATTCTCCTTTACTGTAACTGATTGCGTTCCCACAAAATCTCGGACAAAATCATTGACCGGCCTATTGATAATTTCTTTAGGTGTCCCTACTTGAACAATTTCTCCATCCTTCATGAGGCAAATTCGGTCTCCAAGCTTGATTGCCTCCTGCATATCATGGGTAACGAAAATAATCGTTTTATTAATTTTTCGCTGTAGTTCAAGGATGTCATCCTGTAATTTTTCTCTGCTAATTGGGTCAAGCGCACTGAATGGTTCGTCCATTAGCAAAATTCCGGGATCCGAGGCTAGTGCACGTATCACACCAACTCTTTGCTGTTGGCCGCCAGATAACTCTTTTGGTTTTCGGCCTCGATATTTTTCCGGCGGTAAACCCACCATTTCCATCAATTCATCAGTTCTCTGCCGAATCTTCTCATTGCTCCATTTTTTCAATTCAGGGACAATCGCAATATTTTCTTCTATCGTCATATGGGGAAATAGCGCAATTTGCTGGAGAACATATCCCATGTTCCAGCGGAGCTCGTGGATGTTATAGTCACTAATTTTTTTATCATCGACAAAAATGGTACCGTCAGATAATTCAATTAGTCGGTTCATCATTTTGAGAAGCGTGGTTTTCCCACAGCCGCTTGGTCCAATGATGACAAAAAACTCCCCCTCCTTTATTTCCAAATTAATGGACCTAATAGCACTGGTGCCATCTTGGTATCGCTTTGTTACCTTTTCAAAGCGGATCATTCTCTCACTCCTCATTCAATCTTGTTATACTGGATTTCATCACCTTTCACAGGAAATTTATTCTTGTTACTAAGATAACAGGGAAGTAGTCGTTGAGTAAAAGAAAACGTATTCCGATGAGGTCATGTAGCCAAGCAAAATTAAGAATTGTCCTTCCATCTACTGTTCCAGTAAAAAAAGTGCTAGGCACCTTTCATTTTTTGGCGGTTACCTGGCACTTTTTTGTTCTCATGAACACCCCATGAGGGTGTAGTTAAAGATTGTTTAAGAATTCTCTAACTTGATCTGGTGTTTTTGCGTTGGCACTATGTAAGTGAGCCAATTTTTCACCATTTTTAAATACCAATAAAGAAGGTATTCCCATTACATTTTGTTCCTCAGAAATTTCCGGAAATTCATCGCGGTCAATTTTCATCCATTGTTTGTTTTGATTCTCCTCGATAATTTCATCTATGAACAACTCTAATCGTTTGCAGTCCGGACACCATGTAGTTGTAAAAATACCCACAGTTAGTTCATCTTTTGTGATTTGCTCACGGTATTCTTGCTCTGTTTTTACTTGTTTCATGCTCTTTCTCCCCTAATTCATTGTATAGTATAAAGCTCTGTCTTAGATTAAAATCATTTTAGATAGAAAGCAAGGAATTAAACCTTCTTTTGAAAAAAACTTATTACTTTTTCGATTTTGCACCATTAATAAAAACCACTTTGTTAAATACCGAAAATACCTATAATGATATTCGGGCTATATTTCTAAATTGATTTACTTTGCTCAAATTTTCTTTTGATAATAGCTGATTGACATCCAAAACATCCTCTCCTTTTATTTCTTCTTATATTCGTTCCCACCGTTTGAGATTGCCTTTTGTTAGGTACATTTTTTTTAGGACTTTAACATAAAGGGAGATATTTTACATTCCGAATTTTTTCAACCATTATTTAAAAATAATTTTGACAATTTTGTGAACAAGAGGAATAATATATAAAAAGGGGTTGAGAAATATGGAGTTAAATGCAAAAATCTTGAATACTGTAAAGGTTTCCGGCGTCATTTTACTAACAATTGGAGTTTTAACTTTTTTCTATAGTTCCTTTGTAAACGGTTACAGCAATTTAACTGGCATTTCCATTGGGATTATTATGGGGGCCGTTTTCATCTTTCTCATGGGAGTATTTTTCGTCGCAACAGAAGAAATGCTGAAAACAGCAGAAAAAGGAGTTCAATTAGCACCGACTAAAAAAAAATAGGAGCGTCATGACAATTGACGCTCCTTTTCGTTTCCCTATTAAATGTAACCCCAAATCATAGACAATAATGTACCGAATACTGTAACCAAAGCGATAATGAGTCCGTAATAGATGTTCGTGTAGATGGCTCCCCTGTCCTCCGTTTCACCTGCGTGCATGAAAATTACCAGCTGTACGGCTGCTTGAATAAAGGCAGTTACAAGGAGAATGGTCATGCCAGTTGTAATAGACATGTCTAAAAAATAAACAGCCAGTGCTATGGTAGTAAGGAGTAATGAAAAGACAAAACCCATCACCTGCTTCATCGGGAATAACTCTTTCATGTTTACATCATTCCTTTCAGGTAGACGAAGCTGAAAATAAAGATCCAAACTACATCTAAGAAATGCCAGTAAAGCGAGAAAATAAATGATTTATTGGCTGTTTCAGGGGTCAACCCGCGCTTTTTTACTTGCAAAATGATAAATAATCCCCAAAATAAGCCAAATGTTACGTGCGCTCCATGCGTCCCTAATGTAGTTAAAAGAATCGCTGTAAATGCACTGGTTTGAAGTCCTGCACCAATGTGTACATAATGAACAAACTCAAATATTTCAAAACCTAAGAACCCAAGACCTAAGATGAGTGTAATAGTAAAGAATGCTAGCATCGCTTTCTTATTGCCTAACCGCATCGCGTGGATTCCAAGACCTATGGTAAAACTACTTGTTAATAACAAAATTGTTTCAATTAAAACGGGAGTAATTTCGAAAATCTCTGCGCCGGTCGGGCCGCTTCCCGTACGGTCCACTAATGTAAAATAGGCTGAAAAAAGTGTTGCAAAAAGCATAATTTCCGCACCAAGGAAAATCCAAAAGCCCAATATTTTATTACTATTTTCTTCGGTACTATATTCAAGCGGCAGCGAGTTATCAATTTTCATTTCTTAAGCACCTCGCAAATTATTTTCTGTCTCTTCGATTTCTGCTACGGTAATGTAATGGCCATGATCTTTCTCAAATGAACGGTATGCCATACAAACGAAAATTCCGATGGTTGTTAGAATAAGCGGAATCCATAGGCTGAATACAAAGGAGAATCCCCAAACGAAAAAGATACAACTCAATATGAACGGTACACCGCTGTTATTTGGCATATGAATTTTTTCATATTCACCTTGGAATAACTCATGACCATGTTTCTTCGCATCCCAGAATGCTTCAGATGATTTCACTTGCGGCAAAATGGCGAAATTATATTCAGGTACCGGAGTATGTGTTGCCCATTCTAAAGAACGTGCATCCCATGGATCAGAAGAAATATCCCTTGAAGCGTAGCGTGTGCTGTAGTAGATGTTGTATACGATTAACGCAAAACCTACAGCTAGTCCAGCAGCTCCGATAAACGAAACCATATTCCATGGTCCAAATCCAGTTGATTCAGAGTAAGTGTACATCCGACGTGCCTGCCCATCTAAGCCTGAGAAAAACATTGGGACGAATGCAAGAAGAGTGCTTGTGGCAATGATCCATGCCGACAATTTCCCAATTTTTTCATTCAGCATGAATCCAAACATTTTTGGCCAATAGAACGTAAGGCCAGCAAGCATGGCAAATACGACACCAGGAATAATAACCATATGGAAGTGAGCGACTAAGAACATTGTGTTATGGTACTGATAGTCCGCAGCAGACATACCAAGCATAACCCCTGTTACTCCGCCAATCGTGAAGGTTGGAATAAATAATAAAGAATACAGCATTGGAGTAGTAATCTCTATTTTTCCTTTCCAAAGCGTGAACAGCCAGTTAAACAGTTTGACCCCTGTCGGCACAGCAATCGCCATAGTGGTAATCGAGAAGATACTATTAGTCAGTGCCCCTTGACCCATTGTAAAGAAATGGTGTGTCCAGACTAAGAATGAGAGAAGTGAAATAATCACCATAGAGCCAACCATTGATTTATACCCATAGAGATTTCTACGAGCAAACGTCGAGATGACTTCACTATAAATCCCGAATGCCGGCAAAATTAAGATATATACCTCAGGATGTCCCCAAACCCAGAAGAAGTTTGCCCAAAGCATATCCATACCGCCATTAGTTGTTGTAAAGAAGTGAGTTCCAAACAAACGATCCATTGTTCCCATTGCCAGTAAAACTGTTAATACTGGGAATGCGAAAACGATGATCGCATTTGTTACTAAAGAAGCCCAGGTGAACATTGGCATTTTCATCAATTTCATCCCAGGTGCTCTCATTTTGAGAATCGTCGTGATAAAATTTATCCCTGTCATTAATGTCCCAAGACCAGCAATCTGAATTGCAATCATATAATAATTCGATCCTACTGATTCACTAAATTCAGTTCCTGCCAGAGGGAAATACGATGTCCAGCCTGCATCAGGTGACCCGCCGATAACGAAAGAAATATTAAATAGCATTGCGCCCATGAAGAATAACCAGAAACTAAGGGCATTTAAGCGTGGAAACGCTACATCACGTGCCCCAATTTGTAATGGCACAACAAAGTTCATCAAAGCCATAATGAATGGCATTGCCATAAAGATGATCATAACAATTCCGTGTGTTGTGAAAATTTCATTATAATGCTGGGCATCAAGCAGCTTATTATCAGGTACAGCCAGCTGCGCCCGCATCATAATCGCGTCTACCCCACCGCGGAATAACATTAAAAGAGCAGATATTAAATACATAATTCCGATCCGTTTATGATCAACGGTCGTTAACCATTCCCGCCATAGATAACCCCATTTTTTAAAATAGGTTAAGCCGGCAATAATGGCGATAACAGTTAGTCCAATGGCAACCATCGATGCGTAAATTGCAGGACTTGCATGTGGTATGGCAAAACGATCAAAGAAATCCATCTAATTATAACTCCTTTCCAGAGATATATTACTTATCAGCTATAACTAGTAATTATTAAACTCGAAAATTATTATTGGTGATGATGTTCTGATTCAGAACTAGTTTCACTAGAATTATCATGCTTTTCCGCTTTAGAAGAATGACTTGACCCATGGTTATGTCCACCATTTTCCCCTTCTGGCGGCGGCAAAAATTCTAAATGCGTCCCAGTGTATGTGGACTGCCCCAAGTGGCCTGGTTCCAAAAGTTTAGCAAATTTTTCTTCTGTAAGTGGTTTAGCAGTTTTCTTAACCTCTTTGACCCAATCATCAAATTTATCTTCAGACATAGCTTTGACATTGAATGTATTTTCAGCAAAGCCCTTTCCACTAAAGTTTGCATTTCGGCCCATGTATTCACCTGGAACATCTGCCGCTAAGTGAAGTGTGTTGACCATGTCAGACATTGCGTATTTTTGTCCTCCAAGCTGTGGAATCCAGAAACTGGTGATTGGTCCATATGAATAAAGTTTAAATTCAATTGGACGATCTGTTGGAATATACAAATAATTAACCGTTTCTATATTTTCTTCAGGATAACTAAAATGCCATTTCCAATTTGAAGAGGAAGCGTAAATAATTAATGGTTCTTTATCTCCGTATCCCTTCGGGGTGGCCTCAACTATATTGTTACTTTGAACAGACACTATTGAAAGGAAAATTACAATTAATACTGGAATTCCAACACAAATCGTTTCAACCCAAATATTTCCTTCAATGTGAGGAGGTTCATAATCTTTGCTTTGTTT
The DNA window shown above is from Neobacillus sp. WH10 and carries:
- a CDS encoding ring-cleaving dioxygenase, which codes for MNGLKGIHHVTAITSSAEKNYEFFTYVLGMRLVKKTVNQDDIQTYHLFFADDAGSPGTDMTFFDFPGIPKGVHGTNQISKTSFRVPSDAAIEYWLKRFDRLEIKHTGIKELFGKKTLSFVDFDDQQYQLISDEHNNGIVSGIPWKKGPIPLEYAITGLGPLFVRVANFDYFKEMMVKVLLFDEIAQEGSFHLFEVGKGGNGAQVVVEYNAILPQAQQGFGTVHHAAFRVEDRTVLEDWMKRIEGFGFGTSGFIDRYFFGSLYVRVAPQILFEFATDGPGFMGDEPYETLGEKLSLPPFLEPKRSQIENFVRPIDTVRSTKEFVKEYN
- a CDS encoding diphthine--ammonia ligase, with protein sequence MKKRIVLSWSGGKDCCLALDTLIKQGYEIVSLLTTVPTELGRTFGHGERTEMIKLQGEALSIPVYFIECSYEDYTDQFVQTIQFLKNQERITGIAYGDLYLEGHREWGEKVADAASVEAIYPLWMEKEASIQALETYVRSGYEAVVIRVREDVLDESWLGRIINESFLQDVQKTTICPMGESGEYHSFVFDGPLFSKRIQLEQGEVFQLETTKKLEFKGYRLVESSK
- the opuFB gene encoding osmoprotectant update ABC transporter permease/substrate-binding subunit OpuFB (The ABC transporter OpuF is widely distributed in Bacillus species other than B. subtilis. OpuFA is the ATP-binding subunit, while OpuFB is a fusion of permease and substrate-binding subunits.), whose amino-acid sequence is MDKFADVFKERQSQLWSALLEHIELSLIALFFAILIAIPLGIYLTKKQKIAEGIIGITAILQTIPSLALLGLLIPLFGIGKVPAVIALVIYALLPILRNTYTGIKEVDPSLIEAARAMGMNRRQRLLKVELPLATPVIMAGIRTAMVLIIGTATLAALIGAGGLGDIILLGIDRNNSSLIVLGAIPAAVLAILIDVFLRQFERVSFKKSLITFGVMASAAILIIAIPSIINHDQKKIVIGGKLGSEPEILINMYKLLIEEDTNLSVELKPGLGKTSFVFNALKSGSIDVYPEFTGTAISEFLKETAVSTDRRQVYDQARTGLLKKYNLEMLEPMSYNNTYALAVPKSLAEKEALRTISDLYKMKDSVKAGFTLEFADREDGYRGIQKLYGITFDNVKTMEPKLRYNAIKSGDINLVDAYSTDSELRQYNLSVLEDDQHLFPPYQGAPLLRKETVQQYPEIKAALNKLAGKITDNQMREMNYQVNVNGKSAKEVAKKFLQKEGLIK
- a CDS encoding ABC transporter ATP-binding protein, which encodes MIRFEKVTKRYQDGTSAIRSINLEIKEGEFFVIIGPSGCGKTTLLKMMNRLIELSDGTIFVDDKKISDYNIHELRWNMGYVLQQIALFPHMTIEENIAIVPELKKWSNEKIRQRTDELMEMVGLPPEKYRGRKPKELSGGQQQRVGVIRALASDPGILLMDEPFSALDPISREKLQDDILELQRKINKTIIFVTHDMQEAIKLGDRICLMKDGEIVQVGTPKEIINRPVNDFVRDFVGTQSVTVKENVQLENIIDQLITTQCPSPSAVTIPASALLREALILLTEHEQLSVEKEGQIIGTITRQTALKFMADGLQEGGQGNG
- a CDS encoding thioredoxin family protein, which produces MKQVKTEQEYREQITKDELTVGIFTTTWCPDCKRLELFIDEIIEENQNKQWMKIDRDEFPEISEEQNVMGIPSLLVFKNGEKLAHLHSANAKTPDQVREFLNNL
- the qoxD gene encoding cytochrome aa3 quinol oxidase subunit IV — translated: MKELFPMKQVMGFVFSLLLTTIALAVYFLDMSITTGMTILLVTAFIQAAVQLVIFMHAGETEDRGAIYTNIYYGLIIALVTVFGTLLSMIWGYI
- the qoxC gene encoding cytochrome aa3 quinol oxidase subunit III, encoding MKIDNSLPLEYSTEENSNKILGFWIFLGAEIMLFATLFSAYFTLVDRTGSGPTGAEIFEITPVLIETILLLTSSFTIGLGIHAMRLGNKKAMLAFFTITLILGLGFLGFEIFEFVHYVHIGAGLQTSAFTAILLTTLGTHGAHVTFGLFWGLFIILQVKKRGLTPETANKSFIFSLYWHFLDVVWIFIFSFVYLKGMM
- the qoxB gene encoding cytochrome aa3 quinol oxidase subunit I — its product is MDFFDRFAIPHASPAIYASMVAIGLTVIAIIAGLTYFKKWGYLWREWLTTVDHKRIGIMYLISALLMLFRGGVDAIMMRAQLAVPDNKLLDAQHYNEIFTTHGIVMIIFMAMPFIMALMNFVVPLQIGARDVAFPRLNALSFWLFFMGAMLFNISFVIGGSPDAGWTSYFPLAGTEFSESVGSNYYMIAIQIAGLGTLMTGINFITTILKMRAPGMKLMKMPMFTWASLVTNAIIVFAFPVLTVLLAMGTMDRLFGTHFFTTTNGGMDMLWANFFWVWGHPEVYILILPAFGIYSEVISTFARRNLYGYKSMVGSMVIISLLSFLVWTHHFFTMGQGALTNSIFSITTMAIAVPTGVKLFNWLFTLWKGKIEITTPMLYSLLFIPTFTIGGVTGVMLGMSAADYQYHNTMFLVAHFHMVIIPGVVFAMLAGLTFYWPKMFGFMLNEKIGKLSAWIIATSTLLAFVPMFFSGLDGQARRMYTYSESTGFGPWNMVSFIGAAGLAVGFALIVYNIYYSTRYASRDISSDPWDARSLEWATHTPVPEYNFAILPQVKSSEAFWDAKKHGHELFQGEYEKIHMPNNSGVPFILSCIFFVWGFSFVFSLWIPLILTTIGIFVCMAYRSFEKDHGHYITVAEIEETENNLRGA
- the qoxA gene encoding cytochrome aa3 quinol oxidase subunit II; protein product: MKWVLLTFIFTIATVLTGCEPLMVLDPKGPQAETQAKDIMLSIGIMSFIVLVVFAILIFMLTKYRASKQSKDYEPPHIEGNIWVETICVGIPVLIVIFLSIVSVQSNNIVEATPKGYGDKEPLIIYASSSNWKWHFSYPEENIETVNYLYIPTDRPIEFKLYSYGPITSFWIPQLGGQKYAMSDMVNTLHLAADVPGEYMGRNANFSGKGFAENTFNVKAMSEDKFDDWVKEVKKTAKPLTEEKFAKLLEPGHLGQSTYTGTHLEFLPPPEGENGGHNHGSSHSSKAEKHDNSSETSSESEHHHQ